The Deinococcus malanensis nucleotide sequence CACACCCACACGCCGGGCGCGGTCCGCATAGGCCGGGCCGATGCCGCGCCCGGTGGTGCCCACGAAGTCCTTGCGGCCGTCCACGTACTTGTGGTGCGGCAGCACGAGGTGGGCGCGGTCCGAGATGCGCAGCTCCGGGTTCAGGCCGCCCTCCAGCAGGTTGCGCCGCTCTTCCATGAACTTGTCGGCGTCGATCACCATGCCGTCGCCCAGCACCGACACCGTGCCTTCGTGCAGCACGCCGCTGGGCAGCAGGTTCAGCTTGAAGGTCTGTCCCTTGGCCGTGACCGTGTGACCGGCGTTGGCACCGCCCTGGTAGCGCACCACGAACTCGGCCTCGGGAGCCAGGAAGTCCGTGATCTTCCCCTTACCTTCATCGCCCCACTGGGCCCCAACAATTGCAATTCCGGGCATTTCAGCCTCCAGCCACACGCTCAGACTTGCCTTTCGTACCCTTTGGGGCAAAAAAAACACGGCGCGCAGCACCGTACCTCAGTGTAAACGACACCACGCTTTGCTGTCCGGTCCTGTCTGCCTCTTCTGTCTGTGGAGGTTCGGGAAGCGCCGGAGAGACGGACCTGTTTACCCGGTAAGAGGTCTGCCCCGGACGGCTTCGCCATCTGGCCGATGCACCCCACCAGGCACACATGCTGCACTGCCGCCATGAGCCTCGAAATCCGCCCTGCCCTCCCATCCGACTGGAGTGTTTTGCACCCTTTTCTGGAGACGGACCGCCCGCTTGACTCCATGGAAGCAGCACACGCGAGGTTTCTGCGCCGGCCGAACTCGGAACTGCACTGTGTCCTTGTCGCTGTAAAGAACGGAACGCTGGTTGGCGTCGCTATGGCTCACGAGTGGGACGAGTACCTGATGAGCGGTCGCAAACAGATTCGCTGCTCCACGCTGCAGGTGTTGCCGGAATGGCGACGGCAAGGCATCGGACATGCTCTGTTTCAGGGCGTCGTCGGCTGGGCCGAGACCGGGGGCGCCACGTGGCTGGAGTGGTATGCCAGCCCGGCTGCTGTGCCGTTCTACGAGCGGCTGGGTTACAAAGGCGTGAGCTGCCCGCAACCGGAATACCCGTTTTTTGAAATCACGTTTCCCAGAAACGTTCGGTCTTCAGAACAGTCCTGAATGCTCAGTGGGTTCCCTCACCTGTAAGCGTCAGCAGCAGCCGGCGCGGTCCTCCCTGATCACGGTGCTCGCACAGGTACAGGCCCTGCCAGGTGCCCAGCGCCAGGCGGCCATCTTGTACAGGAACCGTCAGGCTGGGCCCCAGCACACTGGCCTTGATGTGCGCGGGCATGTCGTCCGGGCCTTCCAGGGTATGTTCCCATTCCTGCCAGTCCTGCGGCACCGCGTGATTGAAGTACCGCTCGAAATCCCGGCGCACGTCGGGTGAGGCGTTCTCGTTGATGGTCAGGCTGGCACTGGTGTGCCGCATGAAGACATGCAGCAGTCCGGCCCGCACCCGGGTCAGTTCCGGCACCGCCTGCACGACCTCGCGGGTGATCAGGTGAAAGCCACGCGGCGAGGCGCGCAGGGTCAGCTCGTGTTGGGCCCACATGTTCTCACCCTAACGGGCTGAAGTACGCCTCGTCCGGGTCCAGGGGCTGAAAGTGCTTCTGGAACTGCTGGAAATCCCAGGAATTGATCCAGACACTGCCGCTCTCCTGCCCGGCCGAGACGCGTGCGTTACGTGCCTCGACCCGGCTCCACAGCACCTCGTCAGGCACCT carries:
- a CDS encoding GNAT family N-acetyltransferase; its protein translation is MSLEIRPALPSDWSVLHPFLETDRPLDSMEAAHARFLRRPNSELHCVLVAVKNGTLVGVAMAHEWDEYLMSGRKQIRCSTLQVLPEWRRQGIGHALFQGVVGWAETGGATWLEWYASPAAVPFYERLGYKGVSCPQPEYPFFEITFPRNVRSSEQS
- a CDS encoding secondary thiamine-phosphate synthase enzyme YjbQ, yielding MWAQHELTLRASPRGFHLITREVVQAVPELTRVRAGLLHVFMRHTSASLTINENASPDVRRDFERYFNHAVPQDWQEWEHTLEGPDDMPAHIKASVLGPSLTVPVQDGRLALGTWQGLYLCEHRDQGGPRRLLLTLTGEGTH